In Thermococcus chitonophagus, the genomic stretch ACACCTCAACTCGCTCAATATGTCAATGTCCCTCTCAAATATATCGGATTTCGTCAAGAGCAGGCATCTGACGTTGTACCTCTTTAAAAGCTCAAGAACCCTCCTGGTTATCCCAAGCTCACGCTCTATTGTAGGGTAAGGATCGGAAGAGTACGACATGGCTATGATAAACCTCTTGTCAAACTTCCTTAATTCCCTCTCCAGTGAGGGAAGGAGGTTGTCTTTGGTTCTAACTTTGAAGGCCTTAGGTATATAACCCGTTATATAGCAGTACACGCACGCGTGATCACAGCCCGTGTAAGGGTTTAGCGTGTACTTGAAGGGGCACGTACAGAGCTTCGATTTCCACGGGTCGAATGGCCTTATGTACATCACTTGGAGTGTTGTTTGGCAAAGAGATAAAAGGATTACGAGAAAACTGAAACGGGTGAAAGTAATGTCAGATGTTGTGAAAGGAAAAGTGAAGTGGGTTGAGGGAGAGCAGTTCATCGGCAGGATAGAAGGAGATCAGTGTTCGGTGATCCTGGGAGAGGGTGGAATAAGTCCAATGAAACTGCTCCTCCTGAGCGTCGCTGGGTGTACAGCATTTGACGTCGTTATGATACTAAAGAAGATGAGGGAACCAATCAAAGGGCTCGAGATAGAAATTGAAGGAACAAGAAGAGACGAGTACCCCAGGATATACAAG encodes the following:
- a CDS encoding OsmC family protein is translated as MSDVVKGKVKWVEGEQFIGRIEGDQCSVILGEGGISPMKLLLLSVAGCTAFDVVMILKKMREPIKGLEIEIEGTRRDEYPRIYKEVTIHYRIYGNVDEKKARRAIELSQEKYCSASAHIKLSGAKVNYTLEIIPES